In Segatella copri, the DNA window GATCAAATTGTCTGACGGCACAGTTATCGCATTTGACAAGAACAGTGGTACAAACGCTCCTGCTTACAACTCAAAGTTTAATGAGTTGCGTATCTATGCAAACAACAAGATGACTTTCACAGCCAGCAAGCCTATCGCAAAGATTATCTTTACATGCACATACGATACAAACAAGAACTGGAATGCTGTAGGTAACGAAACTGCTACTGTAGTATTCTCAGGAAATACAGCAACCTATACAAATACATTCAGCGGTACAGGCGGTGGCGTTCAGCTCCGTATTGCCAAGATGGAAATCGTATACGCAAAGTAATTCCCCTAGTAGATATTATGTATTAGAAAAAATACTGATCCCCATCGTCCTCTACACAAACAGAGGCGATGGGGATATTTCTTTTTCTTATCCCTCGAAAACATAGTTGGCAGGAGGAAACGCGAACCTACGTATTATGCTCATTTCTAAAATATTTCTTAAAAAGAAGAAGAAATATTTGGTGGTTTCAGGAAAAAAGCGTAACTTTGCAGCCTGAAATTGATAACAGGCTATAATGGGCATGCCCCGATAAGGGACACGAAATGATGCAACAAGCATCCCCATGACGTCTAATTTTAATAACCCAATAAAAATAAAAAAGAAAAATGAAAAAAGGTATTCATCCAGAGAATTATCGTCCTGTAGTATTCAAGGATATGTCTAACGGCGATATGTTCCTCTCTCAGTCTACATGCAAGACTAATGACACTGTTGAGTTCGAAGGCGAGACTTATCCAGTTGTTAAGATTGAAATCTCTAGCACATCTCACCCATTCTACACAGGTAAGAGCAAGCTCGTTGATACAGCGGGTCGCGTAGACCGCTTCATGAACCGTTACGGCAAATTGAAGAAGTAATAATATACCTTTTTTATAAGGATATATTTATTATCGCAAAGATACTGAGTGCATTCCAGCGTAGTTGCATATACGTAGGAATGCACTTTTTTTCTCTCACTACAAATCCTCATGCAATCGATTTCTACATACATTTTTATATAGAAAGTACTTAATCTTTAACTTCAAAACATTATCGAGAATTATGAAGCATACTAAGTTTTTTATCTTCGCGCTCGTTGCTGCGATGACGTTCTCTGCCTGCGGCACAGACGATACCCTACAGTTCTATTATCCTGAAAATGGCGGTAATACGGGTGGTGGAAGCACAGGTGGCAATACCAGTGGTGAATCAACCGATAAGAACAACACAAACAAGAATGTGGCTACTGCCAACATGCCACAAGTGGTAAGAAACGCTATCGGCGGTCTGGAGTTTCCAAAGCTCAAGAATAATGGTACCAGCTATGCCATCGTTCACATGGATAATACAACAGGTATGTTGAACTATTCTACAGAATGGGATGACAACATGAAGAGCCAGAGATGGAGCTGCTACACTTTCCACACAGGAAACACGGCTTCTAACGTTGACAGATGGAAACCTGGTCAGGGCGAGCGCAAGTATCCATGGGATACGGATCTGAAAGAACAATGGGGAATCACAGATTTCACAGAAGACCCTACTCCTACAACTCAAGGCTTTGACCATGGTCATATCTGCCCTTCTGCTGACCGCAAACTCAATCTGACACAGCAGAAACAGACTTTTTTCATGACCAATATGCAGCCTCAATATGCCAATTTCAACGAGCGTGGTACCTGGTTTTACATGGAGAATGAGCTGCGCAAGCTGGCTCCAAAGATTGACTCAGATACCCTCTTCATCGTGAAGGGCGGTACCATTGACCCAGTGGGCAGCGAGAGTAATCTCCTGGGTTGGAAGAAGAATGGTGCTTCTAGCGAAAACCAGAAGCCAGGCTATATCCCAATACCAAAGTATTTCTTTGTAGCTGTACTGAAAAAGGAGTTTAATAAGAGCCAAAAACAGTATACCTATAATGCCTTCGGCTATTGGTTCCCTCACGAGGACAAGGCATTTGAAAAGGGCGATATGCTCGGCAACTATGTCGTAAACATCAAGACGCTGGAAGACAAAACCGGCATCGACTTCTTCTGTAATCTCCCTGATGAAACCGAGAAGGAAGTGGAAAACGTAGATGCAGAAGTCATCAAGAAACTCTGGGGCTTTAAATAAATCAGGCTATATACAAACAAAAAGAATGAGGGTGTGTCGTAAGTCTGGATAATAGTTGGTGTATAACAGTTGACTACCGCATGCACAACAGGTGTTGTGCATGCGCATATCAGCTGTTATGCAAGCGCACAACAGCTGTTGTGCGACCGAAGATACTGACTGTCTCAACAACATATCCTATCTCTTCCAACAACATATCCTATCTCTTCCAGCAACATATCCTATCTCTTTCGGCAACATATCCTATCTCTTTCAACAAATAGAAGAGGGTGAATCATAAACTTATGACACACCCTCTTTCTTTTGTTTATATCATCATCTTCTTGGCAACTTCTTGATTGCATGTGGCATGAATGCCCTACCGGTAGCCTTACCGAAGCTAGGAGCTACGGAATCGGTTGAAGCAGAACGGGTCTTCTTACGGGCTCCACTCGGATCGTAACGCTCCAGATCGATTTGCATCACATCACCCTTAGCCTTACCTGTTCCTATCATATAACCATAGAACGTATCGACAATCTTTCCATCTTCCTGCCCCAGATGGAAACCATACTGCTTAGCACCTGCATCCATCACATAGGTAGCACCCGTATCATTATAACGGATATAAATATCACCATTATTATCGATATACCAGGTAAACTTCAGAGTCTGGGATTCATTGCTTCCATCATCGGCATAATCCACTTCTACACCATTACCACTGAGCGAGTTAACCTTATCACCCGCCTGATAGAACGTCATCTCGGCATTGAAACTATAGTTATTGCGAGACTGACCGTCCTCAGCAAGTTCTGAGAGCATCACAGAGCCTCTCCAGTCGCCTGTAAGAGTCTGAGCCTCCAACAGCAGGTCATCATCCTGAGAGCCGTTAGAACCGTTGTTCCAGTCGCCCTGATTCCATCCCCATCCACCATGATTATAGTCATCATACCAATAATAATCATCATACCAGTAATCGTCATCATCACACGAGGTGAATGAGAAAGATGCTGCAGCTATCGCCATCCACATCCATATCCGATTAAACTTTTTCATATCTTGTTTCCTTTCTTCAAACTAAATTCCTTATTGCCTTACTTCACTACAAAGCGGCGAACAGGCTTCTGATTATCATCTGCCACCTTAACATACTCTACAGAATCCTTAGCTCCGCGAGAAACAATCTGAGTGTTCTCTAAGCCCGAATGCTGCTTGCTGTAGCCCCAGCCATCATCGTAACCCCAGTCATAATCATCGCGCCAGTTGTAAGAATCGCGACTAAGCTCGAAATAAGCACGATTTCCGTTATCAGCATCTACATATCCAGAGAACTTGCGGTCGCCCAGAGCATAATCGTAAATCACAACATCGCTACCCTCATCGAGAAGAGTGATATAGATGTTTCTGTTGCGTACCGTCCAACGAATATGGTTTGCGATATAATTGTTGCCATGCCAGTAATTTTCTCGATAATAATCGATCCAATAGCCTGTACCGGAATAGATGCCATCATTCTGGTCGAAACGGATTACAGAGTAAGTAGCTTTGTTATTACCATATTTTACAAACATATTACCCGTCCATGTACCATCGAGGGTGTATGCGATATCAGAATCATCATCACATGAGGTGAATGAGATGCT includes these proteins:
- a CDS encoding type B 50S ribosomal protein L31; translation: MKKGIHPENYRPVVFKDMSNGDMFLSQSTCKTNDTVEFEGETYPVVKIEISSTSHPFYTGKSKLVDTAGRVDRFMNRYGKLKK
- a CDS encoding DNA/RNA non-specific endonuclease; the protein is MKHTKFFIFALVAAMTFSACGTDDTLQFYYPENGGNTGGGSTGGNTSGESTDKNNTNKNVATANMPQVVRNAIGGLEFPKLKNNGTSYAIVHMDNTTGMLNYSTEWDDNMKSQRWSCYTFHTGNTASNVDRWKPGQGERKYPWDTDLKEQWGITDFTEDPTPTTQGFDHGHICPSADRKLNLTQQKQTFFMTNMQPQYANFNERGTWFYMENELRKLAPKIDSDTLFIVKGGTIDPVGSESNLLGWKKNGASSENQKPGYIPIPKYFFVAVLKKEFNKSQKQYTYNAFGYWFPHEDKAFEKGDMLGNYVVNIKTLEDKTGIDFFCNLPDETEKEVENVDAEVIKKLWGFK
- a CDS encoding hepatitis A virus cellular receptor 1 — translated: MKKFTTLLTMAFIALMSISFTSCDDDSDIAYTLDGTWTGNMFVKYGNNKATYSVIRFDQNDGIYSGTGYWIDYYRENYWHGNNYIANHIRWTVRNRNIYITLLDEGSDVVIYDYALGDRKFSGYVDADNGNRAYFELSRDSYNWRDDYDWGYDDGWGYSKQHSGLENTQIVSRGAKDSVEYVKVADDNQKPVRRFVVK